A stretch of Kyrpidia spormannii DNA encodes these proteins:
- a CDS encoding competence/damage-inducible protein A, translating into MKAEIIAVGTELLLGQIANTNARFVSEQLALAGVGVYFHTVVGDNRGRLLSVLQTARQRSDLVILCGGLGPTEDDLTRETVAEFLGRPLELHPEALRAVEGYFSGLGRDMPENNRRQAMVIQGGNMIPNPRGTAPGQYVEAEGRRYVLLPGPPTELEPMVRESVIPLVQTWMGGNETIRSRVLRLYGIGESHLAERIADLLAAQDNPTLAPLAAEGEVTLRLTARAASEKEAWERIAPLEAELRRRLGRYIYGVDGETLEVAVGRVLQARGMTVATAESCTGGLLGEMITNVPGSSRYFVGGVISYSNDVKKAVLGVSGEILERLGAVSEPVAIQMAQGVAEHLGADWGIGITGIAGPDGGTETKPVGLVYIAVHHRNADSWVKEFRFRGDRRQVRIRAAKAALFALWRKLGAMDEGLSPAER; encoded by the coding sequence ATGAAGGCGGAAATCATCGCTGTGGGTACGGAACTCTTGCTGGGGCAGATTGCCAACACCAACGCCCGGTTCGTTTCGGAACAATTGGCTCTGGCGGGGGTTGGGGTATACTTCCACACAGTGGTGGGGGATAACCGGGGCAGGCTGTTGAGTGTGTTACAGACGGCCCGGCAGCGATCCGACCTCGTGATCTTGTGTGGCGGGTTGGGGCCGACCGAGGACGACTTGACCCGGGAGACGGTGGCGGAGTTTCTCGGGCGGCCTTTAGAGCTTCACCCGGAAGCGCTTCGTGCGGTGGAAGGGTATTTTTCTGGGTTGGGCCGGGACATGCCGGAAAACAATCGCCGCCAGGCCATGGTCATTCAGGGCGGGAACATGATTCCCAATCCCCGGGGAACGGCGCCGGGACAGTATGTGGAGGCGGAGGGGCGGCGGTACGTCCTTTTACCCGGCCCCCCCACGGAGTTAGAACCCATGGTCAGGGAATCGGTGATTCCGTTGGTGCAAACCTGGATGGGCGGGAACGAAACCATTCGTTCCCGGGTGCTTCGCCTTTACGGGATCGGCGAATCACACCTGGCGGAACGGATCGCCGATTTGTTGGCCGCCCAAGATAACCCGACGCTGGCCCCTTTGGCCGCCGAAGGGGAGGTCACTCTCCGGTTAACCGCCCGGGCTGCCTCGGAAAAAGAGGCGTGGGAGCGGATCGCGCCGCTGGAGGCAGAGCTGCGTCGGCGCTTGGGGCGATATATCTACGGCGTCGACGGGGAAACCCTGGAGGTGGCCGTAGGGCGAGTTTTACAAGCCCGAGGAATGACCGTTGCCACCGCGGAGAGCTGCACCGGCGGGCTCCTGGGAGAGATGATCACCAACGTTCCTGGGAGTTCCCGGTATTTTGTCGGCGGAGTGATATCGTATAGCAATGATGTGAAGAAAGCGGTTCTGGGCGTTTCCGGGGAGATCCTGGAACGGCTCGGAGCGGTGAGCGAACCGGTGGCCATCCAGATGGCTCAGGGAGTCGCCGAGCATCTCGGAGCGGACTGGGGAATTGGAATTACCGGGATCGCTGGGCCGGACGGCGGTACGGAGACAAAACCGGTGGGTTTGGTGTATATTGCGGTCCATCATCGGAATGCGGATTCTTGGGTAAAAGAATTTCGATTTCGTGGAGACCGCCGCCAAGTGCGCATTCGGGCCGCCAAAGCGGCGCTGTTCGCCCTGTGGCGAAAACTCGGGGCGATGGATGAAGGGTTAAGTCCTGCAGAAAGGTGA
- the pgsA gene encoding CDP-diacylglycerol--glycerol-3-phosphate 3-phosphatidyltransferase: MNLANRITIARIFLVPVVMFFLLVHYNFGRVSLAGHVLTVNEIVAALIFVVAASTDGLDGYIARKRRIVTNFGKFLDPLADKLLISAVLISLVEMHRVEAWEAIVIISREFAVTGLRLVAAAEGTVIAASRMGKLKTVTQIVAVVALMMNNLPFAYVGIPVAAWIMYLAVLITVISGIDYFVKNRHVIGFGKT; the protein is encoded by the coding sequence GTGAATCTGGCCAACCGCATCACCATCGCCCGCATTTTCCTGGTGCCGGTTGTCATGTTTTTCCTCTTGGTGCATTATAACTTCGGTCGAGTGTCGCTGGCGGGGCATGTGCTGACAGTCAATGAAATCGTGGCTGCGCTGATTTTTGTCGTCGCCGCAAGCACCGACGGGTTGGACGGGTACATTGCGCGAAAGCGAAGGATTGTCACGAACTTCGGGAAGTTCCTCGATCCCTTGGCGGACAAACTCCTGATTTCGGCGGTACTCATTTCCCTGGTGGAAATGCACCGGGTCGAAGCCTGGGAAGCGATCGTCATCATCAGCCGGGAATTCGCGGTGACGGGATTGCGGTTGGTGGCGGCAGCGGAAGGCACAGTCATCGCCGCAAGTCGGATGGGGAAGTTGAAAACGGTCACCCAGATCGTGGCGGTCGTCGCGTTAATGATGAACAATTTGCCTTTCGCGTACGTCGGCATTCCGGTGGCAGCCTGGATCATGTACCTGGCCGTACTGATCACTGTCATTTCCGGAATCGATTATTTCGTGAAGAATAGACATGTGATCGGGTTTGGGAAAACTTGA
- the rimO gene encoding 30S ribosomal protein S12 methylthiotransferase RimO, translated as MGRRIAVVTLGCEKNQVDSEVMMGLMERWGFHLVADPQEADVIVVNTCGFVDQAKAESVNTILQMAQYKETGHCKALVVAGCLAQRYQEELMREIPEIDGMLGTGEFHRVPEVVEQALAGRHPMRFGNPVYLYDEVTPRKRIGLPYSTYVKIAEGCDHGCTFCAIPLMRGKFRSRPIPSIVEEARRLAADGVREISLIAQDSTQYGLDLYGRRRLPDLLTALNDVDGLRWIRLHYAYPGYFTDELIDAMAGLPKVCKYVDLPLQHSEDEVLRAMHRPGRKSQVRKLLERIRTRIPNVAIRSSFIVGFPGETEEQFLRLADFVEEMAFDRIGVFAFSREEGTPSASMEGQISEAEKERRAAWLMEVGRKASAARGAARVGQVIDCLLERQDDRRPDIWIGRSEYDAPEIDGQVFVSGVNGRPGEFVKVRITHSFDFDLAGEGV; from the coding sequence ATGGGGCGTCGGATTGCGGTGGTCACCCTCGGGTGTGAAAAAAACCAGGTGGATTCCGAGGTGATGATGGGCCTCATGGAACGCTGGGGGTTTCACTTGGTCGCTGATCCCCAGGAGGCCGATGTCATCGTCGTGAATACCTGCGGGTTCGTCGACCAAGCCAAGGCCGAATCGGTGAACACGATCCTTCAGATGGCTCAGTATAAAGAAACCGGTCATTGTAAAGCCTTGGTGGTGGCCGGATGCCTCGCCCAGCGTTATCAGGAGGAACTCATGCGGGAGATTCCCGAGATTGACGGGATGCTTGGAACGGGCGAGTTTCACCGCGTCCCGGAAGTGGTGGAACAGGCTTTGGCGGGCAGGCACCCGATGCGATTTGGAAATCCTGTGTATCTCTATGACGAGGTCACTCCTCGAAAACGAATTGGTCTGCCGTATTCTACCTATGTAAAAATCGCCGAAGGATGTGACCACGGCTGCACTTTTTGTGCCATTCCCTTAATGCGCGGAAAGTTTCGCAGCCGCCCGATCCCGTCCATCGTTGAAGAGGCTCGGCGCCTGGCCGCGGATGGGGTTCGGGAGATCAGTCTGATTGCCCAAGACTCCACCCAGTACGGTTTGGACTTGTACGGTCGGCGAAGGTTGCCCGACCTGTTAACAGCCTTAAACGATGTGGATGGATTGCGGTGGATTCGCCTGCATTATGCGTACCCGGGTTATTTTACCGACGAGTTGATCGACGCGATGGCCGGGTTGCCCAAGGTGTGCAAGTACGTAGATTTGCCGCTGCAGCATTCAGAAGACGAGGTTCTTCGGGCCATGCATCGCCCGGGCCGAAAAAGTCAAGTTCGGAAGCTGTTGGAGCGGATTCGAACCCGCATACCGAACGTGGCGATACGCAGTTCGTTTATCGTGGGGTTTCCCGGGGAAACCGAAGAACAGTTTTTGCGGCTGGCTGATTTCGTAGAAGAGATGGCTTTTGACCGGATCGGAGTCTTTGCCTTCTCCCGGGAGGAAGGTACCCCTTCAGCTTCCATGGAAGGCCAGATTTCCGAAGCGGAAAAGGAGCGCCGGGCAGCCTGGTTGATGGAAGTGGGGCGAAAAGCCTCGGCGGCCCGTGGAGCGGCCCGGGTGGGCCAGGTGATCGATTGCCTGCTCGAACGTCAAGACGACCGGCGCCCGGATATCTGGATCGGTCGCTCCGAGTACGACGCTCCGGAGATCGACGGACAGGTTTTTGTGTCTGGTGTAAACGGGCGGCCCGGGGAATTCGTCAAAGTGCGAATCACCCATTCCTTCGATTTTGATCTGGCCGGGGAGGGCGTCTAG
- a CDS encoding YajQ family cyclic di-GMP-binding protein: protein MAKENSFDIVSRVDLQEVDNAVHQTMKELETRFDFKGSVSRVERQGEELVILSDDEYKLRSVIDILQGKLIKRGVSLKALQSGKIEPAAGGAVRQRVSIRQGIDAENAKRIVKIVKDSKLKVQAAVQGDQVRVSGKSRDDLQKVIQLVKAADLPLDVQFTNFR, encoded by the coding sequence GTGGCCAAAGAGAATAGTTTTGACATTGTCTCCAGGGTCGACCTCCAGGAAGTGGATAATGCCGTCCATCAAACGATGAAGGAACTGGAGACCCGTTTTGATTTCAAAGGCAGTGTCAGTCGCGTGGAACGCCAGGGGGAGGAACTGGTGATTCTCAGCGACGATGAATATAAACTCCGCAGTGTCATCGATATTCTTCAGGGAAAGCTGATTAAACGCGGAGTGTCGTTAAAAGCGCTGCAATCCGGCAAGATTGAGCCCGCCGCCGGGGGAGCGGTGCGCCAACGGGTGAGTATTCGTCAAGGGATTGATGCGGAAAACGCCAAACGGATCGTCAAAATCGTGAAGGATAGTAAGCTCAAAGTCCAGGCAGCTGTTCAAGGCGATCAAGTGCGGGTTTCCGGAAAAAGCCGGGATGACCTGCAAAAAGTCATTCAATTGGTCAAAGCTGCGGACCTTCCGTTAGATGTCCAGTTTACCAATTTTCGTTAA
- a CDS encoding YhcN/YlaJ family sporulation lipoprotein has protein sequence MDRRTLIAMTLTATISLFATGCGVSREANPGTPAPAPAPAPAPGGAPAPVPAPAPRAMGVRVADDLAQKVVQIPGVRAATVFVSGDTAYVALDQGTTQGRPPAPGGVAPGQPAPSPSPSGGATYGQTDVAVSNQLKQRVTDVIRKADPSIRIVRVSANPAVMQRFQTFSQDLQNGRPVSGVADQFRAFVQRLWPAPYY, from the coding sequence ATGGATCGCCGTACGTTGATCGCCATGACATTGACAGCGACCATATCGTTGTTTGCAACTGGATGCGGGGTATCCCGAGAGGCCAATCCTGGAACTCCGGCCCCGGCGCCCGCGCCGGCTCCAGCACCGGGGGGTGCTCCGGCTCCGGTGCCCGCGCCGGCACCCCGTGCAATGGGCGTGCGGGTGGCGGACGACCTGGCGCAAAAAGTCGTTCAGATTCCCGGCGTTCGCGCCGCTACGGTCTTTGTGTCCGGAGATACCGCCTATGTGGCCCTGGATCAGGGAACCACCCAAGGACGGCCGCCGGCACCCGGTGGTGTGGCGCCCGGACAGCCAGCGCCCAGTCCTTCACCCAGCGGCGGAGCCACTTACGGACAAACCGATGTGGCGGTGTCCAATCAATTGAAACAACGGGTCACCGACGTGATTCGAAAAGCGGATCCGTCGATTCGCATCGTCCGGGTCAGCGCCAACCCGGCGGTGATGCAACGGTTTCAGACGTTCTCCCAAGATCTTCAAAACGGTCGACCTGTTTCAGGGGTTGCCGATCAATTTCGGGCATTCGTCCAACGGCTGTGGCCGGCACCTTATTATTGA
- a CDS encoding helix-turn-helix domain-containing protein, whose protein sequence is MEDVGQLLRKTREGRGLTLEEVAEATKIRSVYLEAIERGDLSALPPGVYARGFVRAYAEFLGLDGNEVLIQSGLSARAAPLSQEVSGNGDVSTLSQPGRIRRAIPQIAASAALLAVLLGGYWFLANRHPGSAPPASQPNGTTASQLPATPPATQRPPAPAAPQPVLQVVKRNASQYMVDVENVDQLQVVLRVGPHPCWIDAEADGHPVEQRTLQPGETRTFTGNQEVRIVAGRASSLTVTVNGQQLEPVTWDVLTYTVKKSSS, encoded by the coding sequence ATGGAGGACGTCGGGCAATTGCTCCGGAAAACCCGGGAGGGCCGGGGGTTGACTCTGGAGGAGGTCGCCGAAGCGACAAAAATCCGTTCAGTATACCTAGAGGCGATTGAACGGGGGGATCTGAGTGCGCTGCCCCCAGGGGTTTATGCCCGAGGGTTTGTACGGGCGTACGCTGAGTTTCTCGGATTGGACGGAAATGAGGTGTTGATCCAGTCGGGACTGTCGGCGCGTGCCGCCCCGCTGTCTCAGGAAGTCTCAGGGAATGGGGACGTGAGTACCCTGTCTCAGCCCGGCCGCATCCGCCGAGCCATCCCACAAATCGCCGCGAGCGCGGCCCTCCTGGCCGTGTTGCTTGGCGGGTACTGGTTTCTCGCAAACCGGCACCCCGGTTCGGCGCCCCCTGCGTCCCAACCGAATGGCACGACCGCTTCACAGTTGCCAGCAACCCCGCCGGCTACCCAACGTCCTCCTGCCCCCGCGGCTCCTCAACCGGTGCTTCAAGTGGTGAAGCGCAATGCTTCTCAATATATGGTGGATGTGGAGAACGTGGATCAATTACAGGTCGTTTTACGGGTCGGACCCCATCCGTGCTGGATTGATGCGGAAGCGGACGGCCACCCGGTCGAGCAGAGGACATTGCAACCGGGGGAAACCAGAACCTTTACAGGAAATCAGGAGGTGAGGATTGTGGCGGGTCGGGCGTCCTCGTTAACCGTCACGGTCAATGGTCAGCAGCTCGAGCCGGTTACCTGGGACGTCCTGACCTATACGGTGAAGAAAAGCTCCTCCTGA
- a CDS encoding DUF3388 domain-containing protein, whose product MEDWYFEYDIHKNRPGLLGDISSLLGMLSINILTINGVENTRRGLLIQVEDRQKISVLRQLLRHVNSIQVTALRQPTLIDRIALRHGRFIARESSDLKTYKFTRNELGILVDFLGELLKRPGHQVIGVRGMPRVGKTESIVAASVYANKHWTFVSSTLIKQTVRTDFDPDERNPSTNVYIIDGIVSTRRAGEEHRRLVREVLKIPGPKIIEHPDIFVRHSEYGWDLFDRIIELRNTPDEEITYEELPCVLSDYE is encoded by the coding sequence ATGGAGGACTGGTACTTCGAGTACGACATTCACAAGAACCGCCCCGGGCTTCTGGGGGATATTTCTTCTCTCCTGGGTATGCTATCCATAAACATCCTCACAATCAACGGCGTGGAAAACACTCGTCGGGGTCTTCTCATTCAAGTCGAAGACCGGCAAAAGATTTCGGTGCTGCGCCAATTGCTGAGACATGTGAACAGCATCCAGGTCACCGCTCTCCGGCAGCCCACGTTGATCGACCGCATCGCCCTGCGCCACGGCCGATTTATCGCCCGGGAGTCGAGTGATTTAAAAACCTATAAATTTACCCGAAACGAGTTGGGAATCCTGGTGGATTTTTTGGGGGAGCTGTTGAAGCGACCCGGGCATCAGGTGATTGGGGTGCGGGGGATGCCCAGGGTGGGGAAGACGGAGTCCATCGTTGCGGCGAGCGTTTACGCCAATAAACATTGGACCTTTGTCTCGTCGACGTTAATCAAGCAAACCGTTCGCACCGATTTTGACCCGGACGAGCGCAATCCGTCCACCAACGTCTATATTATTGACGGCATTGTGTCCACTCGAAGGGCCGGGGAAGAACACCGCCGGCTGGTTCGAGAAGTCTTGAAAATCCCTGGTCCGAAAATCATTGAGCATCCGGATATTTTCGTGCGCCATTCGGAGTACGGATGGGATCTGTTCGACAGGATCATCGAATTGCGGAATACCCCGGACGAAGAAATTACGTACGAAGAGTTGCCTTGTGTGTTGAGTGATTATGAGTAA
- a CDS encoding FtsK/SpoIIIE family DNA translocase, which translates to MKTEITGLVIVAASLICLAQLGWIGRSLAHLAMWVAGGWYVLVPLAMLWVGGYVIVKGRAPCWNLRVTGVFLFIAVLLTWEQLNLYTSLIRSHPLTPPDLWTITTHRIDQLYLASTGATEGGHPVAPPERVGGGAVGYALFSATHFLFDTLGTEIVLLISALVAIILATGRSALSVWETLKRWGVQLAQGISTRIKALADAWRAASEADARAAGRRRTPKGGRKASEEAFPIRDFSEAGAWVEEEAQPDTIVAPPAVDAGTEADEDDPVAVVDEAKSRIQVRLSKGRPSGVGPTPEEGIVVSSSPLGRTYHLPSIGLLNPPPPGRNGSDLKDVAANAHKLEQTLESFGVKAKVLQAYRGPAVTRYEIQPAVGVKVSRIVALTDDLALALAAPDIRMEAPIPGKSAIGIEVPNREIAIIPLREVLETPEFSQAKSPLILALGRDIAGAPVMADLSKMPHLLIAGATGSGKSVCINSLIISLLFRADPDQVKLVMIDPKMVELGVYGGIPHLMAPVVTDMRKAAATLKKVVEEMEGRYALFAREGVRDMERYNELAHRFGRPLLPYIVVVVDELSDLMMVAPGDVEDAICRLAQMARAAGIHLIVATQRPSVDVITGLIKANIPSRIAFAVSSQADSRTILDMGGAEKLLGRGDMLFLPVGAPKPIRVQGAFVSEAEVERVVETVKNQMPAQYREDWDVPGGEESPQEDLDPLFDEAVALVVGSGQASVSLLQRRLRIGYTRAARLIDQMEGRGIVGPFEGSKPREVLWTPAQLERRRGSQHS; encoded by the coding sequence ATGAAAACGGAGATTACGGGGCTGGTCATTGTTGCGGCCTCCTTGATTTGTCTAGCGCAGCTAGGGTGGATCGGCCGATCTCTCGCTCACCTCGCCATGTGGGTGGCGGGGGGGTGGTATGTCCTCGTCCCCCTGGCCATGCTGTGGGTCGGGGGCTATGTGATTGTCAAAGGCCGCGCCCCTTGTTGGAACCTTCGGGTGACGGGAGTCTTTCTGTTTATCGCCGTTCTTCTCACCTGGGAGCAGCTCAACCTCTACACCTCCCTTATCCGCAGCCATCCTTTGACTCCACCGGATCTGTGGACGATCACCACCCACCGGATTGACCAGTTGTATTTGGCCAGCACCGGTGCAACCGAAGGCGGGCACCCCGTCGCACCCCCGGAGCGTGTGGGGGGTGGGGCGGTGGGGTATGCCCTTTTTTCTGCCACTCACTTTTTATTCGATACTTTAGGCACCGAGATCGTGTTGCTCATATCCGCCCTGGTGGCGATCATTCTGGCCACCGGCCGGTCGGCCCTGTCAGTGTGGGAGACCTTGAAAAGGTGGGGTGTCCAGTTGGCTCAGGGGATTTCCACCCGCATCAAGGCCCTCGCCGACGCCTGGCGGGCGGCTTCCGAAGCGGATGCCCGAGCGGCCGGACGCCGTCGAACACCAAAGGGGGGCCGAAAGGCGTCCGAAGAAGCGTTTCCCATTCGCGATTTTTCCGAGGCCGGGGCGTGGGTCGAGGAGGAAGCGCAACCCGACACCATCGTTGCTCCACCCGCTGTCGATGCGGGGACAGAGGCCGACGAGGACGACCCGGTTGCCGTTGTCGATGAGGCCAAATCCCGGATTCAAGTACGGCTGTCAAAGGGCCGGCCATCTGGAGTTGGGCCGACCCCGGAGGAAGGAATCGTGGTGTCCTCCAGTCCCCTTGGACGCACGTACCACCTGCCGTCCATCGGGCTATTAAACCCTCCGCCGCCGGGACGAAACGGGTCGGATCTGAAGGACGTTGCGGCTAATGCCCACAAACTTGAGCAAACCCTCGAAAGTTTTGGCGTAAAAGCAAAGGTGTTGCAGGCTTACCGGGGGCCAGCGGTTACCCGTTATGAGATCCAACCGGCAGTGGGCGTTAAAGTATCCAGGATCGTGGCCCTGACGGATGATTTGGCTTTGGCTCTGGCGGCCCCGGATATCCGCATGGAGGCTCCCATCCCGGGTAAGTCGGCCATAGGCATTGAGGTTCCCAACCGGGAAATCGCGATCATCCCCTTGCGGGAGGTGTTAGAAACCCCGGAGTTTAGTCAGGCGAAAAGCCCGCTCATCCTGGCTTTGGGCCGGGATATCGCCGGCGCGCCGGTGATGGCGGATCTCTCTAAGATGCCCCATCTACTCATCGCCGGTGCCACGGGATCCGGTAAGAGCGTATGTATCAACAGTTTGATCATCAGCCTGCTCTTTCGCGCCGACCCGGATCAAGTGAAACTTGTCATGATTGATCCGAAAATGGTGGAACTGGGGGTTTACGGGGGGATCCCCCATTTGATGGCTCCGGTGGTCACCGACATGAGGAAAGCGGCCGCCACTTTAAAAAAAGTCGTGGAGGAGATGGAAGGGCGGTACGCCTTGTTCGCCCGGGAAGGGGTCCGGGACATGGAACGGTACAACGAATTGGCCCATCGATTCGGACGCCCTCTCTTGCCATACATTGTAGTCGTGGTGGACGAGTTGTCGGATCTGATGATGGTCGCTCCTGGAGATGTGGAGGATGCGATCTGCCGCCTCGCCCAGATGGCCCGGGCGGCCGGGATCCACCTGATCGTCGCCACCCAGCGGCCTTCCGTGGACGTGATCACCGGGCTCATCAAGGCCAACATTCCTTCCCGGATCGCTTTCGCGGTCTCCTCCCAGGCAGATTCCAGGACGATCCTCGACATGGGCGGTGCAGAAAAATTACTGGGCCGGGGGGACATGCTGTTCCTTCCCGTCGGCGCTCCAAAGCCGATTCGGGTACAGGGTGCTTTTGTGTCCGAGGCGGAGGTGGAACGGGTGGTGGAAACGGTGAAAAACCAAATGCCGGCCCAGTACCGAGAAGATTGGGATGTGCCGGGCGGGGAAGAGAGTCCTCAAGAGGATTTGGACCCTTTGTTCGACGAGGCCGTCGCCCTGGTGGTGGGATCCGGGCAAGCATCGGTATCCCTTTTGCAGAGGAGGCTCCGCATCGGATACACCCGGGCCGCCCGGCTTATCGATCAGATGGAAGGGCGCGGCATTGTCGGCCCCTTTGAAGGCAGTAAACCCCGGGAAGTTCTGTGGACTCCGGCACAGCTCGAACGGCGCCGGGGCTCTCAGCACTCCTGA
- a CDS encoding YlzJ-like family protein translates to MILYTAVPLSLVFAGEARPAAPKMEIRVGFACLEVESIGADRVRIVRLISPNPADYLRPEYQPGRELCLYPGIP, encoded by the coding sequence ATGATTCTCTACACCGCGGTGCCTCTTTCCCTTGTTTTTGCAGGAGAAGCGCGGCCTGCTGCCCCCAAAATGGAAATCCGGGTCGGGTTCGCCTGCCTGGAAGTGGAGTCCATCGGCGCGGATCGCGTGCGGATCGTGCGTTTAATCAGCCCAAACCCCGCCGATTATCTCCGGCCGGAATACCAGCCGGGCCGCGAACTTTGCCTTTATCCCGGAATCCCATAA
- a CDS encoding ClpP family protease, which produces MDQYHRIPFAIAGEGEETPGAPPQATPPPSGPLQALERLGQTQVPDVDSDLYCITIIGQIEGHIVLPPQNKTTKYEHVIPQLVAAEQNDKVKGVLIVLNTVGGDVEAGLAIAEMIATLTKPTVTLVLGGGHSIGVPIAVAGQYSFIAESATMTIHPIRLTGMVIGAPASWEYLERMQERVVRFVVDHSKISEAQFRELMMKTGELARDIGTTVVGKDAVRYGLIDEIGGIGRALGKLREMVDAAATRQPPTGKPVIQ; this is translated from the coding sequence ATGGATCAATACCATCGGATACCGTTTGCTATTGCGGGTGAGGGGGAGGAGACACCGGGTGCCCCTCCTCAGGCCACACCGCCCCCTTCCGGCCCTTTACAAGCGTTAGAACGATTGGGGCAAACCCAGGTTCCAGATGTGGACAGCGATCTGTATTGCATCACTATTATCGGGCAGATCGAAGGCCATATCGTTTTGCCCCCCCAGAACAAGACGACCAAGTATGAGCACGTGATTCCGCAACTGGTGGCGGCGGAGCAAAACGACAAGGTGAAAGGGGTGCTCATCGTTCTGAATACCGTCGGAGGGGACGTGGAGGCGGGGTTAGCCATCGCCGAGATGATCGCGACCCTCACCAAACCGACGGTGACTTTGGTGCTCGGCGGGGGGCATTCGATCGGCGTGCCCATCGCCGTGGCCGGGCAGTACAGCTTTATCGCCGAATCGGCGACCATGACCATTCACCCGATCCGATTGACGGGTATGGTCATCGGCGCGCCAGCTTCCTGGGAGTACCTGGAGCGCATGCAGGAACGGGTGGTGCGCTTTGTGGTGGATCACTCCAAGATCTCTGAAGCCCAGTTTCGGGAATTGATGATGAAAACCGGAGAGTTGGCCCGGGACATCGGAACCACCGTGGTGGGCAAAGATGCCGTCCGCTACGGCCTGATCGACGAGATCGGCGGCATTGGTCGGGCGCTCGGAAAATTGCGGGAGATGGTGGACGCCGCAGCAACACGCCAACCTCCCACGGGAAAGCCGGTGATCCAATGA